From Fusarium oxysporum f. sp. lycopersici 4287 chromosome 10, whole genome shotgun sequence, the proteins below share one genomic window:
- a CDS encoding long-chain acyl-CoA synthetase: MATEATNTPSTPSRQQQKLSVLEGPVDPPLVDLTLGELLELQTYQHGNQECLVIPWTGARWTYNELSQQSSSLAQSLLDMGIGVGDRVAIMAGNCEQYAAVFFAVAKIGAILVILNNTYTPTEAMYGLKFSDSKIFFTTPRIGRLDQTQLLQQLENKKTAPMVVMLRGDESGKHQTYDELVNAGRRRNHQRLYQAMTKVLPHQVVNLQFTSGTTGLPKAAMLTHHNLVNNSRFIGDRMRLGPADILCCPPPLFHCFGLVLGLLAVVTHGGKIVYPAEVFDIDATLKAISDEQCTAVHGVPAMFDSLLQAKWPENFNCDNLRTGIIAGAPVPRYLMELLVNRFGMTEFTSSYGLTEASPTCFNAFTDDSIDTRLTTVGTLMPHAKAKIVDRDGNIVPVGERGELCIGGYQLQAGYWNNSEKTNETMIRDAAGVLWLHTGDEAVFDENGYCSITGRFKDIIIRGELRTSVLAVRND; this comes from the exons ATGGCGACCGAAGCGACGAATACACCTTCCACGCCGTCGCGGCAACAACAGAAGCTCTCTGTCCTTGAGGGCCCTGTCGATCCTCCACTGGTTGATTTGACGTTGggtgagcttcttgagcttcagaCATACCAACATGGCAACCAAGAATGTCTGGTGATTCCCTGGACAGGCGCCCGCTGGACATACAATGAGCTCAGCCAACAAAGCTCATCTCTGGCGCAATCGTTATTGGACATGGGCATTGGAGTTGGCGATCGTGTTGCCATTATGGCAGGTAACTGTGAACAATATGCGGCTGTCTTCTTCGCGGTGGCTAAAATCGGTGCTATCCTTGTCATCCTGAATAACACATACACACCAACTGAAGCGATGTATGGGTTGAAGTTTTCTGACAGCAAGATTTTCTTCACAACGCCAAGAATCGGACGGCTTGACCAGACGCAGCTGCTACAGCAGCTTGAGAATAAGAAGACAGCCCCCATGGTCGTAATGCTGAGAGGAGACGAGTCTGGTAAACACCAGACCTATGACGAATTGGTGAATGCTGGTCGCAGGCGAAACCACCAAAGACTGTATCAAGCCATGACCAAGGTGCTTCCTCATCAAGTGGTCAACCTTCAATTCACAAGCGGAACGACCGGATTGCCCAAAGCTGCGATGCTCACCCACCA CAACCTGGTAAATAATTCACGCTTTATTGGTGATCGCATGCGGCTTGGTCCTGCGGATATTTTGTGCTGCCCTCCACCGCTGTTCCATTGCTTTGGCTTGGTGCTCGGTCTTCTTGCTGTTGTCACTCACGGCGGTAAAATCGTGTATCCGGCGGAGGTTTTCGATATCGACGCAACGCTCAAGGCTATTTCTGATGAACAATGCACTGCCGTTCACGGTGTTCCAGCAATGTTTGATTCGCTCCTTCAGGCAAAGTGGCCCGAGAACTTCAACTGCGACAACCTGCGTACTGGTATCATCGCTGGTGCACCCGTTCCTCGATACCTTATGGAGCTCCTGGTAAACCGTTTCGGAATGACAGAGTTCACCAGCAGTTACGGCTTGACGGAGGCTTCCCCAACGTGCTTCAATGCCTTCACTGACGATTCCATTGATACACGATTGACGACTGTCGGTACTTTGATGCCTCATGCAAAGGCCAAGATTGTGGACCGTGATGGCAACATTGTACCTGTCGGTGAGCGTGGTGAACTCTGCATTGGCGGTTATCAGCTACAGGCTGGTTACTGGAACAACTCAGAGAAGACCAACGAGACTATGATCCGCGACGCTGCTGGCGTCCTCTGGCTGCATACCGGCGATGAAGCTGTTTTTGACGAAAATGGGTACTGTTCGATTACTGGGCGCTTTAAggatatcatcatcagaggTGAGTTAAGAACATCAGTCTTGGCAGTACGGAATGATTGA
- a CDS encoding long-chain acyl-CoA synthetase has product MATEATNTPSTPSRQQQKLSVLEGPVDPPLVDLTLGELLELQTYQHGNQECLVIPWTGARWTYNELSQQSSSLAQSLLDMGIGVGDRVAIMAGNCEQYAAVFFAVAKIGAILVILNNTYTPTEAMYGLKFSDSKIFFTTPRIGRLDQTQLLQQLENKKTAPMVVMLRGDESGKHQTYDELVNAGRRRNHQRLYQAMTKVLPHQVVNLQFTSGTTGLPKAAMLTHHNLVNNSRFIGDRMRLGPADILCCPPPLFHCFGLVLGLLAVVTHGGKIVYPAEVFDIDATLKAISDEQCTAVHGVPAMFDSLLQAKWPENFNCDNLRTGIIAGAPVPRYLMELLVNRFGMTEFTSSYGLTEASPTCFNAFTDDSIDTRLTTVGTLMPHAKAKIVDRDGNIVPVGERGELCIGGYQLQAGYWNNSEKTNETMIRDAAGVLWLHTGDEAVFDENGYCSITGRFKDIIIRGGENIYPLEIEERLMDHPAITRAIVVGLKNKHYGEVVGAFVELAEGHQKPQFEEIKDWCRKRLGGHKSPAHVFWLGDGDVPATVPLTGSGKVRKFEMAKLGDELLRKQEVTAKL; this is encoded by the exons ATGGCGACCGAAGCGACGAATACACCTTCCACGCCGTCGCGGCAACAACAGAAGCTCTCTGTCCTTGAGGGCCCTGTCGATCCTCCACTGGTTGATTTGACGTTGggtgagcttcttgagcttcagaCATACCAACATGGCAACCAAGAATGTCTGGTGATTCCCTGGACAGGCGCCCGCTGGACATACAATGAGCTCAGCCAACAAAGCTCATCTCTGGCGCAATCGTTATTGGACATGGGCATTGGAGTTGGCGATCGTGTTGCCATTATGGCAGGTAACTGTGAACAATATGCGGCTGTCTTCTTCGCGGTGGCTAAAATCGGTGCTATCCTTGTCATCCTGAATAACACATACACACCAACTGAAGCGATGTATGGGTTGAAGTTTTCTGACAGCAAGATTTTCTTCACAACGCCAAGAATCGGACGGCTTGACCAGACGCAGCTGCTACAGCAGCTTGAGAATAAGAAGACAGCCCCCATGGTCGTAATGCTGAGAGGAGACGAGTCTGGTAAACACCAGACCTATGACGAATTGGTGAATGCTGGTCGCAGGCGAAACCACCAAAGACTGTATCAAGCCATGACCAAGGTGCTTCCTCATCAAGTGGTCAACCTTCAATTCACAAGCGGAACGACCGGATTGCCCAAAGCTGCGATGCTCACCCACCA CAACCTGGTAAATAATTCACGCTTTATTGGTGATCGCATGCGGCTTGGTCCTGCGGATATTTTGTGCTGCCCTCCACCGCTGTTCCATTGCTTTGGCTTGGTGCTCGGTCTTCTTGCTGTTGTCACTCACGGCGGTAAAATCGTGTATCCGGCGGAGGTTTTCGATATCGACGCAACGCTCAAGGCTATTTCTGATGAACAATGCACTGCCGTTCACGGTGTTCCAGCAATGTTTGATTCGCTCCTTCAGGCAAAGTGGCCCGAGAACTTCAACTGCGACAACCTGCGTACTGGTATCATCGCTGGTGCACCCGTTCCTCGATACCTTATGGAGCTCCTGGTAAACCGTTTCGGAATGACAGAGTTCACCAGCAGTTACGGCTTGACGGAGGCTTCCCCAACGTGCTTCAATGCCTTCACTGACGATTCCATTGATACACGATTGACGACTGTCGGTACTTTGATGCCTCATGCAAAGGCCAAGATTGTGGACCGTGATGGCAACATTGTACCTGTCGGTGAGCGTGGTGAACTCTGCATTGGCGGTTATCAGCTACAGGCTGGTTACTGGAACAACTCAGAGAAGACCAACGAGACTATGATCCGCGACGCTGCTGGCGTCCTCTGGCTGCATACCGGCGATGAAGCTGTTTTTGACGAAAATGGGTACTGTTCGATTACTGGGCGCTTTAAggatatcatcatcagag GTGGAGAGAACATTTACCCGCTCGAAATTGAGGAGCGTCTGATGGATCATCCTGCTATAACACGTGCTATTGTCGTCGGCCTCAAGAATAAGCATTATGGTGAAGTCGTAGGCGCGTTTGTTGAGTTGGCTGAAGGCCACCAAAAGCCCCAAttcgaggagatcaaggactGGTGTCGCAAGAGGCTTGGTGGTCATAAATCGCCTGCCCACGTCTTCTGGCTGGGTGATGGCGATGTTCCGGCAACGGTTCCTCTGACAGGAAGTGGTAAAGTGCGTAAGTTTGAGATGGCCAAGCTGGGTGATGAGCTTCTCCGAAAGCAGGAAGTAACTGCGAAGCTGTAG